One genomic segment of Stigmatopora argus isolate UIUO_Sarg chromosome 1, RoL_Sarg_1.0, whole genome shotgun sequence includes these proteins:
- the tac3a gene encoding tachykinin-3a isoform X1 — protein MRRGFLLVSLLLFVKLRCSHSRCEEPESAKLTSLQQILGLNNPRENLMKRYSDLDYDSFVGLMGRRDAADAVQYPQKREMHDIFVGLMGRRNSEPDNGRWQRALPERRGIFMNKCRMRFLQGL, from the exons ATGAGAAGAGGTTTTTTACTGGTGTCCCTGCTTCTCTTCGTCAAACTTCGATGCAGTCACTCCAGATGCGAGGAGCCCGAGTCGGCCAAACTAACTTCACTT CAGCAGATTCTGGGTTTAAATAACCCCCGTGAAAATCTCATGAAGAGATACAGTGATTTGGATTATGACAGTTTTGTGGGTCTGATGGGGAGAAGGGATGCTGCAG ACGCTGTGCAGTACCCACAAAAAA GGGAAATGCATGATATCTTTGTTGGATTAATGGGAAGGAGAAATTCTGAGCCTG ACAATGGTCGATGGCAGAGAGCATTACCAGAGAGAAGAGGAATCTTTATGAACAAGTGTCGAATGAG GTTTCTTCAGGGGCTGTGA
- the tac3a gene encoding tachykinin-3a isoform X2, protein MRRGFLLVSLLLFVKLRCSHSRCEEPESAKLTSLQILGLNNPRENLMKRYSDLDYDSFVGLMGRRDAADAVQYPQKREMHDIFVGLMGRRNSEPDNGRWQRALPERRGIFMNKCRMRFLQGL, encoded by the exons ATGAGAAGAGGTTTTTTACTGGTGTCCCTGCTTCTCTTCGTCAAACTTCGATGCAGTCACTCCAGATGCGAGGAGCCCGAGTCGGCCAAACTAACTTCACTT CAGATTCTGGGTTTAAATAACCCCCGTGAAAATCTCATGAAGAGATACAGTGATTTGGATTATGACAGTTTTGTGGGTCTGATGGGGAGAAGGGATGCTGCAG ACGCTGTGCAGTACCCACAAAAAA GGGAAATGCATGATATCTTTGTTGGATTAATGGGAAGGAGAAATTCTGAGCCTG ACAATGGTCGATGGCAGAGAGCATTACCAGAGAGAAGAGGAATCTTTATGAACAAGTGTCGAATGAG GTTTCTTCAGGGGCTGTGA